A window from Sphingobium sp. EM0848 encodes these proteins:
- a CDS encoding alpha/beta hydrolase → MPDVIFPGPEGRLEGRFSPPPRPRAPVAMILHPHPQGGGTMNDRITQALYKTFVKRGFAVLRFNFRGVGRSQGTFDNGIGELSDAAAALDWVQSFHPEAQTTWIAGFSFGAWIGMQLLMRRPEIRGFISVAPPANMYDFSFLAPCPSSGIIVQGTADEVVTASAVQKLVDKLRTQKGITIHHDEIRGANHFFEHELDQLMKSVDNYLDMRLSPDSPIR, encoded by the coding sequence ATGCCCGACGTAATCTTTCCCGGTCCCGAAGGTCGCCTCGAAGGCCGCTTCAGCCCCCCGCCCCGCCCCCGCGCGCCCGTCGCGATGATCCTGCACCCGCACCCTCAGGGCGGCGGCACGATGAACGACCGGATCACCCAGGCGCTCTACAAGACCTTCGTGAAGCGCGGCTTTGCGGTGCTGCGGTTCAACTTCCGCGGCGTCGGGCGCAGCCAGGGCACGTTCGACAACGGCATTGGCGAACTGTCCGATGCGGCAGCGGCGCTCGACTGGGTGCAGAGCTTCCATCCGGAGGCGCAGACGACCTGGATTGCAGGCTTCTCCTTCGGCGCGTGGATCGGCATGCAGCTTCTGATGCGCCGTCCGGAAATTCGCGGCTTCATCTCGGTCGCGCCGCCGGCGAACATGTATGACTTCTCCTTCCTGGCGCCCTGCCCGTCCTCGGGCATCATCGTGCAGGGAACGGCGGACGAGGTCGTGACCGCCAGCGCCGTGCAGAAGCTGGTGGACAAGCTGCGCACGCAGAAGGGCATCACCATCCATCATGACGAAATCCGTGGCGCAAACCACTTTTTCGAGCATGAGCTGGATCAGCTGATGAAGTCGGTGGACAATTATCTCGACATGCGGCTGTCGCCGGATTCGCCGATCCGGTGA
- a CDS encoding cysteine desulfurase family protein translates to MASDRLYLDHAATTPMLPAAKAAMVEALENWSNPSSPHSDGRAARAALEDARRRIGVALGWEGQIIFTSGASEAVAIALTRAKADRVLTSPVEHDSVLRVTPSTQRLPVDGNGLVRPSSLHGNDAGPVLLAIQHVNNETGVIQPLDAIDRDGVTLFADCAQSAGKLPLPDADMIAISAHKFGGPPGIGALLIRDLTLIHPSGGQEQGYRAGTENLPAVLAMAAALEGRADWLPQAALLRARLDAAIEGSGGQIVARDAARIPAIASYRMPGLSARAQLIQFDLAGISVSAGSACSSGSLKTSHVLHAMGWDEAQAGEVIRVSFGPATNEADMDRFIAQWTKMAERAR, encoded by the coding sequence TTGGCCTCCGACCGTCTCTATCTGGATCACGCCGCCACGACGCCGATGCTGCCTGCCGCCAAAGCGGCCATGGTCGAGGCGCTGGAGAACTGGTCGAACCCCTCCAGCCCCCATAGCGACGGAAGAGCCGCCCGCGCCGCGCTGGAAGACGCCCGCCGCCGGATCGGCGTCGCGCTGGGTTGGGAAGGGCAGATCATCTTCACATCCGGCGCCAGTGAGGCCGTCGCGATTGCGCTGACCCGCGCCAAGGCGGACCGTGTCCTGACCTCGCCGGTCGAGCATGATTCGGTCCTGCGCGTCACGCCGAGCACCCAGCGGCTGCCGGTGGATGGGAACGGCCTTGTTCGTCCCTCTTCCCTCCATGGGAATGATGCGGGGCCGGTTCTGTTGGCCATTCAGCATGTCAACAACGAAACGGGCGTGATCCAGCCGCTGGACGCGATCGACCGGGACGGCGTCACCCTCTTTGCCGACTGCGCCCAGAGCGCCGGGAAACTCCCGCTTCCGGACGCTGACATGATCGCCATCAGCGCCCATAAATTCGGCGGTCCTCCGGGTATCGGCGCGTTGCTCATCCGGGACCTCACCCTGATCCACCCCAGTGGCGGGCAGGAACAGGGCTATCGGGCAGGGACGGAGAACCTCCCCGCCGTGCTGGCCATGGCAGCGGCGCTGGAGGGGCGCGCCGACTGGCTGCCTCAGGCCGCCCTGCTGCGCGCCAGACTCGATGCCGCAATCGAGGGTTCTGGCGGCCAGATCGTCGCCCGCGACGCCGCGCGCATCCCTGCCATCGCCAGCTATCGCATGCCCGGCCTTTCGGCGCGCGCCCAGCTTATCCAGTTCGACCTTGCGGGCATATCCGTCTCGGCGGGCAGCGCCTGTTCTTCCGGTTCGCTCAAGACCAGCCATGTACTCCACGCCATGGGCTGGGACGAAGCACAGGCCGGCGAAGTCATTCGCGTGAGTTTCGGTCCCGCCACCAATGAAGCCGACATGGATCGCTTCATCGCCCAATGGACCAAAATGGCCGAGCGCGCCCGATGA
- a CDS encoding cysteine desulfurase family protein, with amino-acid sequence MTIYLDYQATTPLAPEAFDAMVPLLRDQFANPHSPHRLGRAATAQVEIARAEILKLLPEGGRLLFTSGATEALNLGVQGAPAGGIITLATEHAAVLDTVEAQGRAGRGIAILPVGPDGLVDLDQAARAIRPGVALVAAMLVNNEIGVVQPIAELADLAHKAGALFLCDAVQGYGRVPIPPQCDMVAISAHKIHGPKGIGALWLREGVTLTPIIHGGGQEGGLRSGTLSPALCAGFGVAARLMRERAESDRAHVESLWTAARALYCEWTLNGSADRRYHGNLNLRRAGVDGARLLSDCRDVAFSLGSACASGSGRPSHVLRALGLSDAEARGSVRIGFGRYTTLAELEDAAGIMNRAAQIWAR; translated from the coding sequence ATGACCATCTATCTCGACTATCAGGCGACGACCCCACTCGCGCCCGAGGCCTTCGACGCGATGGTCCCGCTGCTTCGCGACCAGTTCGCCAACCCGCACAGCCCGCACAGGCTGGGCCGCGCAGCCACCGCGCAGGTCGAAATCGCCCGCGCCGAAATCCTCAAATTGCTTCCGGAGGGCGGTCGGCTTCTCTTCACCTCCGGCGCTACCGAAGCGCTCAACTTGGGCGTTCAGGGCGCGCCCGCAGGTGGCATCATTACCCTCGCGACCGAACATGCCGCCGTTCTCGACACGGTCGAAGCGCAGGGCAGGGCGGGGCGCGGCATCGCGATCCTGCCCGTGGGTCCCGATGGTCTCGTGGACCTCGATCAGGCGGCCAGGGCCATCCGTCCCGGCGTGGCGCTGGTCGCCGCGATGCTGGTGAACAATGAAATCGGCGTCGTCCAGCCCATCGCCGAACTGGCGGACCTTGCCCATAAGGCAGGCGCCCTGTTCCTTTGCGATGCCGTTCAGGGCTATGGTCGCGTTCCGATTCCGCCTCAATGCGACATGGTGGCGATCAGCGCCCACAAGATCCATGGCCCCAAGGGCATCGGCGCGCTCTGGTTGCGGGAGGGCGTGACCCTCACCCCCATCATCCACGGCGGTGGGCAGGAAGGGGGGCTGCGTTCCGGCACCCTTTCGCCCGCTCTTTGCGCCGGTTTCGGCGTTGCCGCCCGCCTGATGCGGGAGCGTGCCGAATCCGATCGGGCGCATGTCGAATCGCTCTGGACGGCGGCGCGTGCGCTCTACTGCGAATGGACACTCAACGGCAGCGCGGATCGGCGCTATCATGGCAATCTCAACCTGCGCCGGGCGGGCGTGGACGGCGCGCGGCTGTTGTCGGATTGCCGCGATGTCGCTTTTTCGCTCGGCAGCGCTTGCGCAAGTGGGTCCGGGCGGCCTAGCCATGTGCTGCGCGCACTCGGCCTGTCAGACGCCGAGGCGCGAGGATCGGTGCGGATCGGCTTCGGCCGCTATACCACACTGGCCGAGTTGGAGGATGCCGCGGGGATAATGAACAGGGCAGCCCAAATATGGGCGCGTTAA
- a CDS encoding 2Fe-2S iron-sulfur cluster-binding protein — MTRVVFISADGECRQEVEAPAGSVLLEVAQAAGQPLEGTCEGQMACSTCHVIVDAADFPKLKKASEDEEDMLDLAAAATRTSRLSCQIVLDEKLESLTVRIPGEFCNMQGM; from the coding sequence ATGACCAGGGTAGTCTTCATCAGCGCGGACGGGGAGTGCAGGCAGGAAGTCGAAGCGCCGGCAGGATCGGTCCTGCTGGAAGTTGCGCAGGCGGCGGGCCAACCACTCGAAGGCACTTGCGAGGGGCAGATGGCCTGTTCCACCTGTCATGTCATCGTCGACGCCGCCGACTTCCCCAAGCTCAAGAAAGCCAGCGAGGATGAAGAGGATATGCTCGATCTCGCCGCCGCCGCGACCCGGACCAGCCGCCTGTCCTGCCAGATCGTGCTTGATGAGAAGCTCGAAAGCCTGACCGTCCGTATTCCGGGCGAATTCTGCAATATGCAGGGGATGTAA
- the blaSGM gene encoding SGM family class A beta-lactamase, with translation MLGAAPALAQDAAPRQSLLPPAPRYMVSESAMKSVRNPKEIETETGGRLGVALVDGKGGLILGFNRDERFAMCSTFKAPLAAAVLTGAEGGKFGLEGQVSFTKADILDYAPVVKKNAKRGRMSMDELAAAAVEVSDNSAANLLLPMVGGPEGLTRYMRAHGDMVTRLDRTEPTLNENAEGDERDTTSPAAMAGLMARLIFTDLKPASADKLRGWLNASTTGDNRIKAGLPKGWTSGSKTGSCGTAYNDVALVKAPSGEEYVLAIYLDRPTVDSRAAEAAIAETARAALDFVGKAQKTGLE, from the coding sequence TTGCTGGGGGCTGCTCCGGCTTTGGCGCAGGATGCGGCTCCCCGCCAATCGCTCCTTCCGCCCGCCCCGCGCTATATGGTGAGCGAATCGGCGATGAAGTCGGTCCGCAATCCTAAGGAGATCGAGACCGAGACCGGGGGTCGCCTGGGTGTCGCGCTGGTCGACGGCAAGGGAGGGTTGATCCTTGGCTTCAATCGCGATGAGCGGTTTGCCATGTGTTCGACCTTCAAGGCGCCGCTGGCCGCTGCTGTCCTGACTGGCGCCGAAGGCGGAAAATTCGGCCTTGAGGGGCAGGTCAGTTTCACCAAGGCGGACATTCTGGATTATGCGCCCGTCGTCAAAAAGAACGCCAAGCGCGGCCGCATGTCGATGGATGAGCTGGCCGCCGCCGCTGTAGAGGTCAGCGACAACAGCGCCGCGAACCTGCTGCTTCCCATGGTTGGCGGCCCCGAGGGGCTTACCCGATATATGCGTGCGCATGGCGACATGGTGACGCGCCTCGACCGCACCGAACCCACGCTCAACGAAAATGCGGAGGGGGACGAGCGTGACACCACCAGCCCCGCCGCCATGGCCGGTCTGATGGCGCGTCTGATCTTCACCGATCTGAAGCCGGCAAGCGCCGACAAGCTGCGCGGTTGGCTGAACGCCAGCACCACCGGCGACAACCGCATCAAGGCGGGGTTGCCCAAGGGCTGGACCTCCGGCAGCAAGACCGGCAGTTGCGGCACCGCCTATAATGATGTGGCGCTGGTGAAGGCGCCCTCGGGCGAGGAATATGTCCTCGCAATCTATCTCGACCGGCCCACTGTGGATTCCAGGGCGGCCGAAGCAGCCATTGCGGAAACAGCCCGCGCCGCACTGGATTTCGTAGGGAAAGCGCAGAAAACAGGGTTGGAATAA
- a CDS encoding DNA polymerase III subunit gamma/tau yields MSDSPQPYRVLARKYRPRNFRELIGQDAMVQTLGNAIRRGRLAHAFLMTGVRGVGKTSTARLIAKALNCIGPDGQGGPTIDPCGVCEPCQAIAEGRHIDVVEMDAASHTGVDDVREIIEAVRYAAVSARYKIYIIDEVHMLSKNAFNALLKTLEEPPAHVKFLFATTEVNKVPVTVLSRCQRFDLRRIPAELLAAHFAHVVEAESVAAEPDALSLIAQAAEGSARDGLSILDQAIAHAEMGEGAPMVTAAQVRDMLGLSDRGSTRRLLGLLLEGDSGALLGAVRDQYALGVEPLSLMRGLLELVHAVTLVKAGRDIANPGQSAEEREALADWASQLGFAPLHRLWQLLLKGHDEVASAALPIESCEMALLRVMHAATMPDPGEIARLLREGAPAAAPGQLPAAAASGAPVSQLPASFEELIELLYARGRGQISQHLKDCAGLSQFAPPLLEISLTDPWYGEGDFFRETARALKDITGVLWQVRQTEGPVAPTLMAQENQRREDVRAEIMETPVVKAAMAAFPDAELGDELEQWSAEQ; encoded by the coding sequence ATGTCCGATTCACCCCAGCCCTATCGCGTGCTTGCGCGCAAATACCGACCGCGCAACTTTCGCGAGCTGATCGGGCAGGACGCCATGGTCCAGACGCTGGGCAATGCGATCCGTCGCGGCCGTCTGGCCCATGCCTTCCTGATGACCGGCGTGCGCGGGGTGGGGAAGACCTCTACCGCCCGCCTGATCGCGAAAGCGCTGAACTGCATCGGCCCGGATGGGCAGGGTGGCCCGACCATCGACCCCTGCGGTGTCTGCGAACCCTGTCAGGCCATTGCCGAGGGACGGCATATCGACGTGGTCGAAATGGACGCCGCCAGCCACACCGGCGTCGACGACGTGCGCGAGATCATCGAGGCGGTGCGCTATGCCGCCGTTTCGGCCCGCTACAAAATCTACATCATCGACGAAGTCCACATGCTGTCGAAGAACGCGTTCAACGCGCTTCTGAAAACGTTGGAGGAACCGCCGGCGCATGTGAAATTCCTGTTCGCCACGACCGAGGTGAACAAAGTGCCGGTGACGGTGCTGTCGCGTTGCCAGCGTTTCGATCTGCGCCGCATCCCGGCGGAATTGCTGGCCGCCCATTTCGCCCATGTGGTGGAGGCCGAATCGGTTGCGGCCGAACCTGACGCCTTGTCGCTCATCGCACAGGCGGCTGAAGGTTCCGCCCGTGACGGCCTCTCGATCCTCGACCAGGCGATCGCCCATGCCGAGATGGGCGAGGGCGCGCCAATGGTCACAGCCGCTCAGGTGCGCGACATGCTGGGCCTGTCGGATCGTGGCTCGACCCGCCGCCTGCTCGGCCTGTTGCTGGAGGGGGATAGCGGCGCGCTGCTGGGCGCCGTGCGCGACCAATATGCGCTGGGCGTCGAACCGCTGTCGCTGATGCGCGGTCTGCTCGAACTGGTCCATGCCGTCACGCTGGTGAAGGCCGGGCGCGACATCGCCAATCCCGGCCAGTCCGCCGAGGAACGCGAAGCCTTGGCCGACTGGGCCTCGCAACTGGGCTTCGCGCCGCTCCATCGTCTCTGGCAATTGCTGCTCAAGGGGCATGACGAAGTCGCCAGCGCGGCGCTGCCCATCGAAAGCTGCGAAATGGCGCTGCTCCGCGTGATGCACGCCGCCACCATGCCCGATCCCGGTGAGATCGCCCGGCTGCTCCGTGAAGGCGCACCCGCCGCCGCGCCCGGCCAGCTGCCCGCCGCCGCGGCCTCCGGCGCGCCCGTCAGCCAACTGCCCGCCAGCTTTGAGGAGCTGATCGAATTGCTCTATGCCCGCGGCAGGGGGCAAATTTCGCAGCACCTCAAGGATTGCGCCGGTCTGTCGCAATTTGCGCCGCCGTTGCTGGAGATCAGCCTGACTGACCCATGGTATGGCGAGGGCGATTTTTTCCGCGAAACGGCGCGGGCGCTCAAGGACATTACCGGCGTCCTGTGGCAGGTGCGGCAGACCGAAGGTCCCGTGGCGCCCACGTTGATGGCGCAGGAAAATCAGCGGCGCGAAGACGTCCGCGCGGAAATCATGGAAACCCCGGTGGTCAAGGCGGCGATGGCGGCCTTCCCCGATGCCGAGCTTGGCGATGAGCTCGAACAATGGAGTGCAGAGCAATGA
- a CDS encoding YbaB/EbfC family nucleoid-associated protein, with amino-acid sequence MKDLNEILGMASRVQEELQRAQENLDKLEVEGSAGGGLVKVRASAKGRILGVAIDDSLLSPTEKQMLEDLITAAFNDARKKADEVSSAEMGKMTAGLPLPPGFKLPF; translated from the coding sequence ATGAAGGATCTCAACGAAATATTGGGCATGGCGAGCCGCGTGCAGGAGGAATTGCAACGTGCGCAGGAAAATCTCGACAAGCTGGAGGTTGAAGGCAGCGCGGGCGGCGGCCTGGTCAAGGTCCGCGCTTCGGCCAAGGGCCGCATCCTGGGCGTCGCCATCGATGACAGCCTGCTTTCCCCTACGGAAAAGCAGATGTTGGAAGACCTCATCACCGCCGCTTTCAACGACGCGCGCAAGAAGGCCGATGAGGTCAGCAGCGCCGAAATGGGCAAGATGACCGCCGGGCTGCCGCTGCCCCCCGGCTTCAAACTGCCTTTCTGA
- the lon gene encoding endopeptidase La has translation MTTQYPLLPLRDIVVFPQMIVPLFVGRDKSVSALEAAMEGDKEIFLVSQLDPAEDDPGQDSLYDTGVIAVVLQLLKLPDGTVRVLVEGKQRARLDGIANASGHMVADVTEVEELAAEGPEAAALMRSVAEQFENYAKLNKKLPAETPVQLREIEDAGRLADAVAANINVKVADKQSLLVEADPVKRLEMVFAFMEGELGVLQVEKKIRGRVKRQMEKTQREYYLNEQLKAIQRELGNGEGEEGDELAELTEKIAKAKLSKEARAKATAELKKLKGMQPMSAEATVVRNYLDVLLGLPWGKKGKVKTDLKKAQAILDEDHFALEKVKDRIIEYLAVQARTNKLKGPILCLVGPPGVGKTSLGRSIAKATGREFVRQSLGGVRDEAEIRGHRRTYIGSLPGKIVTNLKKAGTMNPLFLLDEIDKLGQDFRGDPASALLEVLDPEQNSKFQDHYLEIDVDLSDVMFVTTANSLNLPQPLLDRMEIIRLEGYTEDEKVEIAQRHLLPKQVDAHGLKEGEFEVTEEAVRDLIRYYTREAGVRTLEREVARLARKALRKILEGAYDKVTITPDNLADYAGVRKFRHGVGEEEHQIGAVTGLAWTEVGGELLTIEAVTVPGKGAIKTTGKLGEVMNESVQAAFSYVKARSPGYGIKPSIFNRKDIHIHLPEGAVPKDGPSAGIGMVTTIVSTLTGIPVHKDVAMTGEVTLRGRVLPIGGLKEKLLAALRGGIKTVLIPQENEKDLAEIPANIREGLEIVPVSHVDEVLARALVSKPEAIAWTEEDDLAAQPNPAQGRDGEASIRH, from the coding sequence ATGACTACACAATATCCCCTGCTGCCCCTGCGCGACATCGTCGTCTTCCCGCAGATGATCGTGCCGTTGTTCGTGGGCCGCGACAAAAGCGTGTCCGCGCTCGAAGCGGCGATGGAAGGCGACAAGGAAATCTTCCTCGTCTCGCAACTCGACCCCGCAGAGGATGATCCGGGGCAGGATTCGCTCTACGATACCGGCGTTATCGCGGTCGTCCTACAACTGCTGAAACTGCCCGACGGCACGGTCCGCGTGCTGGTGGAGGGGAAGCAGCGCGCCCGTCTCGACGGCATCGCCAATGCCAGCGGTCACATGGTTGCTGACGTGACCGAGGTGGAGGAACTGGCCGCCGAAGGACCGGAAGCCGCCGCGCTGATGCGCTCGGTGGCCGAGCAGTTCGAAAATTACGCCAAGCTCAACAAGAAGCTGCCCGCCGAAACTCCGGTGCAGTTGCGCGAGATCGAGGATGCGGGGCGTCTGGCCGATGCCGTCGCCGCGAACATCAACGTCAAGGTCGCCGACAAGCAGTCGCTGCTGGTCGAGGCCGATCCGGTCAAGCGTCTGGAAATGGTCTTCGCCTTCATGGAAGGCGAACTCGGCGTGCTCCAGGTCGAGAAGAAGATTCGTGGCCGCGTGAAGCGGCAGATGGAGAAGACCCAGCGCGAATATTATCTCAACGAGCAGTTGAAGGCGATCCAGCGCGAACTGGGCAATGGCGAGGGTGAGGAAGGCGACGAGCTCGCCGAACTGACCGAGAAGATCGCCAAGGCCAAGCTGAGCAAGGAAGCACGCGCCAAGGCGACGGCAGAGCTGAAGAAGCTCAAGGGCATGCAGCCCATGTCGGCCGAAGCGACGGTCGTGCGCAACTATCTCGACGTGCTGCTCGGCCTGCCCTGGGGCAAGAAGGGCAAGGTCAAGACCGACCTCAAGAAGGCGCAGGCGATCCTGGATGAGGATCATTTCGCGCTGGAGAAGGTCAAGGACCGGATCATCGAATATCTGGCCGTGCAGGCGCGCACCAACAAGCTGAAGGGACCGATCCTGTGCCTCGTCGGCCCTCCGGGCGTCGGCAAGACCTCGCTTGGCCGTTCGATCGCCAAGGCGACGGGCCGCGAGTTCGTGCGCCAGTCGCTGGGCGGCGTGCGCGACGAAGCGGAAATCCGGGGCCATCGTCGGACCTATATCGGCTCGCTGCCGGGCAAGATCGTGACCAATCTCAAGAAGGCCGGGACGATGAACCCGCTCTTCCTGCTGGATGAGATCGACAAGCTGGGTCAGGACTTCCGTGGCGATCCGGCATCGGCGCTGCTGGAGGTGCTGGACCCTGAACAGAACAGCAAGTTCCAGGATCATTATCTGGAGATCGACGTCGATCTTTCCGATGTGATGTTCGTGACCACCGCCAACTCGCTGAACCTGCCGCAGCCCTTGCTCGACCGCATGGAGATCATCCGGCTCGAAGGCTATACCGAAGATGAGAAGGTCGAGATCGCTCAGCGCCATTTGCTGCCCAAGCAGGTCGACGCTCATGGTCTTAAGGAAGGCGAGTTCGAAGTCACCGAGGAAGCGGTCCGGGACCTGATCCGCTATTACACCCGCGAAGCCGGCGTCCGCACGCTGGAACGCGAAGTGGCACGCCTCGCCCGCAAGGCGCTGCGCAAGATCCTTGAAGGCGCCTATGACAAGGTGACGATCACGCCGGACAATCTGGCCGATTATGCCGGCGTGCGGAAATTCCGTCATGGCGTGGGCGAGGAAGAGCATCAGATCGGCGCGGTGACGGGTCTTGCCTGGACCGAGGTGGGCGGCGAACTGCTGACCATCGAGGCCGTGACCGTCCCCGGCAAGGGCGCGATCAAGACCACCGGCAAGCTCGGCGAGGTCATGAACGAGTCGGTTCAGGCGGCCTTCTCCTATGTGAAGGCGCGCTCACCCGGCTATGGGATCAAGCCCAGCATCTTCAACCGCAAGGACATCCATATCCACCTGCCCGAAGGCGCGGTGCCCAAGGATGGTCCGTCGGCGGGCATCGGCATGGTGACGACCATCGTGTCGACGCTGACCGGCATTCCCGTCCACAAGGATGTGGCGATGACCGGCGAGGTCACTCTGCGCGGGCGCGTCCTTCCCATTGGCGGCTTGAAGGAAAAGCTCCTTGCGGCGCTGCGCGGCGGTATCAAGACGGTGCTGATCCCGCAGGAAAATGAGAAGGATCTGGCCGAGATACCCGCGAACATTCGCGAGGGGTTGGAGATCGTGCCTGTGTCCCATGTGGATGAGGTGCTGGCGCGGGCGCTGGTGTCCAAGCCGGAGGCGATCGCCTGGACAGAGGAAGACGACCTCGCCGCCCAGCCGAATCCGGCGCAGGGGCGGGACGGAGAAGCCTCTATTCGCCACTGA
- a CDS encoding HU family DNA-binding protein: MNKQDLIGAVAESSGLSKSDASKAVEGVFDAITGALKKGDEVRLVGFGTFSVSQRKASTGRNPRTGETMTIKASAQPKFKAGKGLKDSVN, translated from the coding sequence ATGAACAAGCAGGATCTTATCGGCGCGGTCGCTGAAAGCAGCGGCCTTTCCAAGAGCGACGCCAGCAAGGCCGTCGAGGGTGTTTTCGACGCCATCACCGGCGCCCTGAAGAAGGGTGACGAAGTGCGTCTGGTCGGTTTCGGCACTTTCTCCGTCTCGCAGCGCAAGGCGTCCACTGGCCGCAACCCGCGCACCGGCGAAACGATGACGATCAAGGCTTCGGCTCAGCCGAAGTTCAAGGCCGGCAAGGGCCTGAAGGATTCGGTCAACTAA
- the hisI gene encoding phosphoribosyl-AMP cyclohydrolase: protein MDEARDKGLTLNPKYDRDGLITAVVTDVDSGDVLMVAHMNAEALKLTLDTGLAHFWSRSRQSLWKKGETSGHMLQVRDIRIDCDQDAVWVKAVPAGPTCHTGARSCFFRRVGAEGLTPVDAAD from the coding sequence ATGGACGAAGCGCGCGACAAGGGTCTGACCCTCAATCCCAAATATGACAGAGACGGCCTCATCACCGCCGTCGTGACTGATGTCGACAGCGGCGATGTGCTGATGGTCGCGCATATGAATGCAGAGGCGCTGAAGCTGACGCTGGACACCGGCCTCGCGCATTTCTGGTCGCGCAGCCGTCAATCGCTGTGGAAGAAGGGCGAAACGTCCGGCCATATGCTGCAAGTTCGCGACATCCGCATCGACTGCGATCAGGATGCCGTCTGGGTGAAGGCTGTGCCGGCTGGTCCCACCTGCCACACCGGCGCCCGTTCCTGCTTCTTCCGCCGCGTCGGTGCGGAAGGCCTTACGCCTGTCGATGCGGCTGACTAG
- a CDS encoding L,D-transpeptidase family protein has product MAERFSTGVKLAIGGGAAAVLLLLGLSIGRGRDLKPNVAEAVPAEAAKPARPVERTRAQPVAIDPHALTVKRILPIDGPFRHGDYVWDETGAPASGPVVITVDLKAQTLSVFRAGYEIGSAVIIYGADDKPSPLGAFPITEKDADHFSRTYNNAPMPYMLRLTSDGVAIHGSDVQWGNATHGCIGVPKAFAQRLFGVTKLGDLVVITNGKMLDTSRASRG; this is encoded by the coding sequence ATGGCGGAACGGTTTTCGACAGGGGTGAAGCTGGCGATCGGCGGCGGTGCGGCTGCGGTGCTGCTGTTGCTCGGCCTGTCCATCGGACGCGGGCGCGATCTGAAACCGAACGTGGCGGAGGCGGTTCCAGCCGAAGCGGCAAAACCCGCAAGGCCCGTCGAGCGAACCCGCGCGCAGCCGGTCGCGATTGATCCACATGCCCTGACAGTGAAGCGTATATTGCCGATCGACGGCCCTTTCCGCCATGGCGACTATGTCTGGGATGAAACCGGCGCTCCAGCCAGCGGACCCGTCGTCATCACGGTGGATCTAAAGGCCCAGACGCTTTCCGTCTTCCGCGCGGGCTATGAAATCGGATCGGCCGTGATCATCTATGGCGCGGATGACAAGCCAAGCCCACTGGGCGCCTTTCCCATCACGGAGAAGGATGCGGACCATTTTTCCCGGACCTATAATAATGCCCCCATGCCTTATATGCTGCGGCTGACGAGCGACGGCGTGGCGATCCATGGTAGCGACGTGCAGTGGGGCAATGCCACCCATGGCTGTATCGGCGTGCCCAAGGCTTTCGCGCAACGACTGTTCGGCGTGACGAAGCTGGGCGATTTGGTGGTCATCACCAACGGGAAGATGTTGGACACAAGCCGTGCCAGCAGGGGGTGA